From the Montipora capricornis isolate CH-2021 chromosome 2, ASM3666992v2, whole genome shotgun sequence genome, one window contains:
- the LOC138035594 gene encoding steroid 17-alpha-hydroxylase/17,20 lyase-like produces the protein MERVISPEITMLFTTVLCFASVTIVVLTFLKLSNVRRKTPPGPFGLPVFGNLFQLGDSPHIALSKMAKVYGSVFSIRLGWRRAIVLNSHDVVKEALSKRAYHFSSRPPFHSFQIISNGGRSLAFGDFGTGHQRKKKLAMRALYAVFSNVSRFDALAQEVSERLCSSLTEAATSEALDFSEQLRTLVINFAFRLTFGDNLKRDFTLALQNILRRGTDFVENSPAINMLDFFPWLHFALRKQCKALEDSVKELIDFVRSVYSLHRHVNVEEAGVNVAATLDRVIEDEMLVTKANPNGGMNMEEAEDDRLDEESMMTLIADVFGAGIDTVSTALTWALLFILSNPGLQHDLQAELKREVGTERLPTLADRARLPLLQATVLETLRKATVIPLAIPHYASEDSSVAGYFVPKGTLVLANLWAVNHDPNYFHRPDMFDPYRFLDENGQVLVAQQAFSLPFSTGGRRCLGATLAKAQLFMFLGCMLQRLNFQLATSKEELSFDGNYGLTLRPRPFKVYVRPREMRQ, from the coding sequence ATGGAGCGTGTCATTTCCCCCGAAATTACGATGCTTTTTACAACCGTTTTGTGCTTTGCTTCTGTAACTATCGTAGTTCTCACCTTCCTGAAATTGTCCAATGTTCGGAGAAAAACTCCTCCCGGGCCGTTCGGTCTGCCCGTATTTGGAAACTTGTTTCAGCTCGGGGATTCTCCGCACATCGCTCTATCAAAGATGGCCAAAGTCTATGGAAGCGTCTTCTCCATTCGCCTTGGTTGGAGGAGAGCAATCGTTTTGAACAGCCACGATGTCGTGAAAGAGGCCTTATCAAAAAGGGCTTACCATTTCTCCTCCAGACCACCATTTCAtagttttcaaataatcagcAATGGAGGTCGGAGCCTTGCGTTTGGTGACTTTGGAACAGGGCatcagagaaagaaaaaactagCAATGCGTGCTTTGTACGCTGTTTTCAGCAATGTGAGCCGTTTTGACGCTTTGGCACAAGAGGTTTCTGAGCGCCTATGCAGCTCTTTGACAGAAGCCGCAACGAGTGAAGCTCTCGACTTTTCAGAGCAACTGAGAACTTTAGTCATTAACTTTGCGTTTAGACTTACTTTTGGAGATAACTTAAAAAGAGACTTTACGCTGGCGTTGCAGAATATTTTGCGGAGAGGAACTGATTTTGTTGAGAATAGCCCTGCTATAAACATGTTAGACTTTTTCCCATGGCTTCATTTTGCTCTACGCAAGCAGTGCAAGGCCTTAGAAGACTCTGTCAAAGAACTCATTGATTTTGTCAGAAGCGTTTACAGTTTGCATCGCCATGTAAATGTTGAGGAGGCAGGCGTCAATGTTGCTGCAACTCTGGATAGAGTCATCGAAGACGAAATGTTGGTCACAAAAGCGAACCCAAACGGTGGAATGAACATGGAGGAAGCAGAGGATGATCGCCTGGATGAAGAATCCATGATGACGTTGATAGCAGATGTTTTTGGTGCAGGAATTGATACAGTGTCTACCGCACTAACCTGGGCACTGCTTTTTATTCTCTCTAATCCTGGACTACAGCACGACTTGCAGGCAGAACTGAAGCGAGAGGTAGGAACAGAGCGATTGCCTACGCTTGCAGACCGTGCACGGTTGCCTCTGTTACAAGCCACAGTTCTAGAAACTTTGCGGAAAGCTACAGTCATTCCACTGGCAATACCACACTATGCCTCTGAAGACTCTAGCGTTGCTGGTTATTTTGTACCGAAAGGAACGCTTGTGTTGGCGAATCTATGGGCAGTTAATCACGATCCCAATTACTTTCATCGCCCAGACATGTTTGATCCATATCGTTTCCTTGATGAAAATGGTCAAGTTCTTGTTGCACAGCAGGCCTTCTCCCTTCCCTTTTCCACAGGTGGACGGCGCTGTCTCGGTGCAACCCTCGCAAAAGCTCAGCTCTTTATGTTTCTGGGGTGCATGCTGCAGCGCCTGAATTTTCAGCTTGCCACAAGCAAAGAAGAGCTATCCTTCGATGGAAACTATGGATTAACCCTGAGGCCTCGTCCTTTTAAGGTGTATGTTCGACCGAGAGAAATGAGGCAATAA
- the LOC138035609 gene encoding cytochrome P450 1B1-like has translation MERVISPEITMLFTTVLCFASVTIVVLTLLQLSKVRRKTPPGPFGLPVFGNLFQLGDSPHIALSKMAKVYGSVFSIRLGWRRAIVLNSHDFVKEALSKRACHFFFRPPFHSFQIISNGGRSLAFGDFGTGHQRKKKLAMRALYAVFSNVSRFDTLAQEVSERLCSSLTEAATSEALDFSEQLRTLVINFAFRLTFGDNLKRDFTLALQNILRRGTDFVENSPAINLLDFFPWLHFALRKQCKALEDSIKELIDFVRSVYSLHRHVNVEEAGVNVAATLDRVIQDEMLVTKANPNSGINMEEAEDDRLDEESMMTLIADVFGAGIDTVSTALTWALLFILSNPGLQHDLQAELKREVGTERLPTLADRARLPLLQATVLETLRKATVIPLAIPHYASEDCSVAGYFVPKGTLVLANLWAVNHDPNYFHRPDMFDPYRFLDENGQVLVAQQAFSLPFSTGGRRCLGATLAKAQLFMFLGCMLHLLNFQLAASKEELSFDGNYGLTLRPRPFKVYVRPREMRQ, from the coding sequence ATGGAGCGTGTCATTTCGCCCGAAATTACGATGCTTTTTACAACCGTTTTGTGCTTTGCTTCTGTAACTATCGTAGTTCTCACCTTACTGCAATTGTCCAAGGTTCGGAGAAAAACTCCTCCCGGGCCGTTCGGTCTGCCAGTATTTGGAAACTTGTTTCAGCTCGGGGATTCTCCGCACATCGCTCTGTCAAAGATGGCCAAAGTCTATGGAAGCGTCTTCTCCATTCGCCTTGGTTGGAGGAGAGCAATCGTTTTGAACAGCCACGATTTCGTGAAAGAGGCCTTATCAAAAAGGGCTTGCCATTTCTTCTTCAGACCACCATTTCAtagttttcaaataatcagcAATGGAGGTCGGAGCCTTGCGTTTGGTGACTTTGGAACAGGGCatcagagaaagaaaaaactagCAATGCGTGCTTTGTACGCTGTTTTCAGCAATGTGAGCCGTTTTGACACTTTGGCACAAGAGGTTTCTGAGCGCTTATGCAGCTCTTTGACAGAAGCCGCAACGAGTGAGGCTCTCGACTTTTCAGAGCAACTGAGAACTTTAGTCATTAACTTTGCGTTTAGACTTACTTTTGGAGATAACTTAAAAAGAGACTTTACGCTGGCGTTGCAGAATATTTTGCGGAGAGGAACTGATTTTGTTGAGAATAGCCCTGCTATAAACTTGTTAGACTTTTTCCCATGGCTTCATTTTGCTCTACGCAAGCAGTGCAAGGCTTTAGAAGACTCTATCAAAGAACTCATTGATTTTGTCAGAAGCGTTTACAGTTTGCATCGCCATGTAAATGTTGAGGAGGCAGGCGTCAATGTTGCTGCAACTCTGGATAGAGTCATCCAAGACGAAATGTTGGTCACAAAAGCGAACCCAAACAGTGGAATTAACATGGAGGAAGCAGAGGATGATCGCCTGGATGAAGAATCCATGATGACGTTGATAGCAGATGTTTTTGGTGCAGGAATTGATACAGTGTCTACCGCACTAACCTGGGCACTGCTTTTTATTCTCTCTAATCCTGGACTACAGCACGACTTGCAGGCAGAACTGAAGCGAGAGGTAGGAACAGAGCGATTGCCTACGCTTGCAGACCGTGCACGGTTGCCTCTGTTACAAGCCACAGTTCTAGAAACTTTGCGGAAGGCTACAGTCATTCCACTGGCAATACCACACTATGCCTCTGAAGACTGTAGCGTTGCTGGTTATTTTGTACCGAAAGGAACACTTGTGTTGGCGAATCTATGGGCAGTTAATCACGATCCCAATTACTTTCATCGCCCAGACATGTTTGATCCATATCGTTTCCTTGATGAAAATGGTCAAGTTCTTGTTGCACAGCAGGCCTTCTCCCTTCCCTTTTCCACAGGTGGACGGCGCTGTCTCGGTGCAACCCTCGCAAAAGCTCAGCTCTTTATGTTTCTGGGGTGCATGCTGCACCTTCTGAATTTTCAGCTTGCTGCAAGCAAAGAAGAGCTATCCTTCGATGGAAACTATGGATTAACCCTGAGGCCTCGTCCTTTTAAGGTGTATGTTCGACCGAGAGAAATGAGGCAATAA